CCAGCCATGTTTTGGTGACATTTACAAAGGTTTCTGTAGCTGACTGTTTACCAGACATTTCCACCTTATTGACGGGAGGGCAGAGCAAacattaatgaattaatgaaaagATGAAACACAAGTAcaataaaggccaaaatgcaACAACACACCAGAGCAAAGACATTAGCATTTCACTGTCTTTGACTCTTCATAAAAATAACACGTAAGATATTCTTCTAGCTGATCCCAGAGTAGTAAGAGGGCCAGTCCTTTCCACTCTCCTTTCCTCATGGGGGATATGAGATCAGCTCCAGGCCTGTCGCCATTAGTGAGACTTCATGGGGTGAACTCCAAAAGCATGAGGAGCCAAAACAAGCCTGCCATGACCGAGATGTGAAAGTAGCAACATGTGAAAGAATGCCTTTTTCCATCCAAGCCTCTTTCTCGTGACCCTGGAACCCTGTCTCTTCCTGGTCGGCCTGTACACTTGCTTGTTTGTGAGtgaatgactgtgtgtgtgtagtatgcaTGTCCTCAGTGTGATCCTGTCCCATTGCTTCATGGTAGGTGGAAAGATCTCAGGCAGCTGTGCATGGCCTTAACTGGGAAAGCAGCGTCTGGAGGACGGACACTGGTGTGGTCTGTGGACACTAACACGGGTCACTCTAAGGCAGATACTCTgaaactgacaaacacacacaggctgtaATGCAttcacacacgtacacaaacaATGTGGTCAGGCACATGCAAGCACAAAGATGGAAGGACGAGGAGATTTCCCACAGTGCAAATCTCTTACAAAACAGAGCAGCATTTGTTGTTGACATTGAGTGATTTTTCCTGTGAATGGTTCATTTGTTGATCTGGGATTTTACGCAATATGACAGTCTTCTTAGACATTCAGATATGATACAGTCAAAGTACAGTCTAGCATTGGTATGATGACCTTCTCTTTTATACTGCATCCTTAACATATCAAATGCAGTCAGCAGTGATGGCCGTAATCAGGACACATTGAGACCTTGCTGAAGGATAAAACAGTTGAAAGGTCAGTTATTGCAGTGCTGTTACCTTACGGCTCTCAGAACAGGTCACAAGTTTTATAGCCCTCAAAAGGTTTGCGTACAGAGATGCCCCGCAAAGAGGAGGCCATTGGCTTTGGGGGATTTGGCCTGGTAAAGTGAGGGTTTGTCTGAGTGATTGAGAGACAGCTGTCTACTTGGAGAGaaactcttctcttctcttccctccctccttcccctcctctTTATCCCTCGGCTGTCTGACACTCCCACTTTTTTGAAGGACACTGTTAAATCCACCCTGATATTATGGCTCTCTATAAGTCCACACAAAAACTctcacaggcgcacacacacccaAGGTCAATTAAACAGATGACTTTCATGTGAGGGCTAGGGTTTCATGGCTATGAGGTGACTATAGTATTGAGTTACAAAGAGCTGAAAGGCTTTTCATGCTCTGTCTATATTTGTTGTTAGTCTTGAAGTTTTCTAGGGATTTTGTTATCTGAAGTGAGATATTTGACTAAATCAACCTGAAATAGTAATAATAAGTATCTAATACACACAGTGTGTGCCTCAGAGTTAGGCTGCAGGCCGACTGGAAAAAAGGCACCCAACTGCATTATGAATGAAGCTCGGCTCTCGTAGGGCAAGCATTGGGTTTCTTAGCTCGTTAAACATTAAGAATGGGCATCATACCCACACAGTCAATACACCAGTCCTCTGTTAaacctcctgttttttttttgctggaacAGTATCTCACAATACTTAAGACTCACAATAATGCAACCCTCTGTAATCTGTTAACCTTGGTTTAAATTGCACCCCTTTCATtcaacatttgaaataaataaagcatATCCAGCACTGCACTATGTTCCACCTACACCTAGGATTGTTTATGGCAATAACTCTGTTGTTCTGCTTTCagctttacattttatttaacaacAAAAAGCTTATTCATTGTCTGGTTCCCGACCCTATGGGATCACTTACATTCTCATTTGCTTACATAGGCACTCCTTAATACACTGCTTTCCACACTAATTCCACAATCAGATATGTTTTACATTTCCAAGAAGCTATCGCAGTCTAGACAAAATGTCACACTCAAGGAATAAGAATGAACTTTGACTCTTGCAGCAAACAACGGAAGTGGTTTTGGTCTGAATCTTAATGAGTCTGTATTAAATCTCACGGCTTTAGCAACAAAAACTCTCCCCATGGAATGCATACTATACATAGCTTTAATTTCCTGAGGTGGATTAAGGCAATGCACACCAGGCTATAGTGTAAAGCATCTGGACTGAGTTATCTCCCTCTGCTGACCTTTCCCATTGAATAATGCCTTCTTCTGTTTGGCTATGAGGCCAGCTAGCAGGGAAGAAGGTCAGTTAACTGCCTATCAGTGTTTAATTAAGCTTAAAGTATATCCCTAGCTTCAAATAACTCTGACAGTGGGATTCTCAGGGCAAGAAAAATCTAGCAATTTGTCTCTGCTATTCTGAGAGAATAGCAAATCTAAAATGGTTTCATGCTTTTCATTTTAGTCAgtaaatatgacaaaaacaaacactttgttGCTCAGTGAGATACATCATTTTGGATTGCTGAGACAGACAGTGAATAACTGTGGTTATGGAGGCCCGAGGGGTTAGCCTCAAGCTGAATTTGTTGTAAGGGGGATGAGTGTAGGAGGCATTTACTGTGGTATGAGGTGAAACAGTGACTGGATGTGATGGTTTGGTAAGGCAAACCTCCAGGCCATCATGAATCATGAAATCTCTCATTACTATTTGGCCAACCCCCTCTATTCCTTCCCACTTGATTTTAACTCAAATCACATGTTATAGACGCTGTGGATTAGGGGTTTGTTTGTCGGCATTGTAATgaaaccatgtgtgtgtgtacgtgcctGTGTGTGGGCAAAATTCAACAACAATACTAGAGAGAACTACTTTAGCGTCTCTATCTTTCTGCCTCCATGCACTTGTAGGTACAAACACTGCAATCAACCTAACCATCTCAGGCAGCGATATTAGGTAGCAAAGTAAGCATATTACAAGTCACAAACCTCTCCATTAGAGCATACCCCTCACACTGTACTTTGATCCAGACCTGGTTTATGGACTTCTTGATGCCATAAAGAGTCAGAGTaagaatttttttctttttcaaaacatCTGTTTGACAAACGCTTTGTGCAGCCAGCAGCCTTGCAGCTGGAAACTTACCATATGGAAAGAAAGGGAATTTTGATCTTGGAAAGCAGTGGAATGGAAAGCACTCACAATGGCATCTTCATCAGAGATGATGCAATCGAGTAGCCACAGCAACTATACATTACACAAATGATCATATAGTCACATAAGACTCACAGGGTGAAACAAAAACGTAAATATATCACGACCCTTATGGACTCTGCCATGTGACAAAATGACAAAGCATGAGGTAATCCTTAAAAGGATATTGAGCTGTTAAAGtcaatatttgttttcttcccAGAAATACTCCATGGTATTTAATACCATAATCTTGTGGGGCTTTTCCATTGCCTGCCCTCGTCGCTACATCCTGTGGAGTTTGGACGAGGGCCTGCTGGTCCCTGCTGATGGGGAGAGTTCTGAATACCCCACCCAAATTTAGAGGGTCTTTTTTCAGCCAACACCCATTGCTTAGTGAATACTGAAGGCATTGCGTATGGGAGTGATTGACCAGAAACATGCGTCtggaaatgtatgtataaacATGTTCTGTgacggaaaaagaaaaagtcaccGTCATGCACTTTAAATATGCAACAATAAGAAATTAAGCTACAGAGAGCTAGCAGAAGGAAAGTAAGCAGAGAGTGAGAGCACAGCTTACTTCATATTTTCTTTGCCCTGGTGACAAAGCAAGTGCCATTTTGCTTTAAACCCAGCCAGAAAAAACAGGTGTGAGTCAAAGCATGCACAGGCTGTGGTATCTGTTTCCTATTTCTCCCTTCAAGAAACAGTTCAATAAGATGAGACCACATCAGTGAAAGatacaagaagaagaaggaagaagAAGTAGAAAACTTCAATAAGCCTAAAAATATGTGCTCTTGCCTTTATATGGGACATAGGTTTTCCTTctctgatccactttcttgtaACTGAAATTAAAAGGAACTCTTTTTAACCAATTATGGCCTATAGGCTGCAGTATAGGAAATAAAAAGCTCTTCAGTCTTCAAGCGCTTTATGTTGGTTTGTCTGATCTACGCAGCAGGCAGTGCTGTCCACATTCGACTGGGAGTGGTGAGCGATGTGGTTTAACATAGCAGAGAGTTTATGTCAGGGGTACTTTGGTTCACTGCTGAGTTTAAAGACAATGAAGCCAATAGTAAAACACTTTATTGTTTGAGTTATGTACTttttggaccacaaaaaagttATTTGATCTTTCTCCATACGGCATTtattctatttctttctttgtttctctctttgtttttgcaGATGAAACACGGCCTCTGTCACAGTTAAATAGTCCCCTGCTGGTCCCGGGGCCACTGCTGGCCCCAGGGCCGCTGCTGGCCCCGGGGCCCCTTCTCCCTCTTACCACCCCGCCTACCCCACCCATAGACTCCCCCATCCCGTCAGTGTGCCCCCTTCTGCCCACCCACACTCCTCCCCTGATCCCCCCTTCCTCATCCTCCCCAGGCTGCGGCACTGGCAGCGCCAGCTCAGAGCAGCCCGGATCTGGACCCCCAGTTTCAGGAGCTGCCGGCACCACGGCCTCCAGCCCGGCCAATCCAGAGACAGAAGAGGACAAGGCCAAGAAGCTGCTATACTGCTCACTGTGCAAGGTGGCTGTCAATTCCTTGTCACAGCTGGAGGCCCACAACAAAGGTGGGTTCTGCGTTGATATTGCTCAGCTTCTGCAAATTCGCTGGTAAGCAAACCATGTGGGATTAACTTTGATGTTCTTGGATCTTCTGTTGATGAAATATGTGTTTCTGGAGGTGGAACCTTTCAGCTATGGTTGGATTCTTCTCTGTTTACTCAAGCcacactgttgttgttgttgttgttgttgttgttgatgttgttgttgctggAAACAAAATGTCTCACTCATGTGTCAGAGGACTTTTGCCAAGCCTGtcataatatttaaaaacattactCTAAAAGTGTAAATAATGTGCATTGGTTGTAAATGTAATGCACTTCTAGATGATGAGAAGACATTAGTGCCCTCAGAGAAAACCAAAAACTGGTCAGTTTAAGAGACGAAATTAATTGAAAACCAACATTCTACAACTACTGCTTTGAAAATAATTTgagatatttacatttttgaaaataagaTATTTTCTTCATAAACAATATTACATATTGTAACTGAAGATTAAGCAACATAGTTATGTACTAACACTTCCTATTAAATGATcagttaaattacatttataagtcaacattttatatatatatatatatattatgactatatatatatatagtcataaTTTTATCATTCTACAATCCTTTCAAAGTAATACAGTAATTGCTGGTTGTCATGTGCACCAGGGATTATTGCAATTGCTGCTTTTAAAACAATTTCAGAACATGAATGATAGAACGATGATTGTTATTTCACCGTAATGAGTAATCATAGTTGTTACAACACCAAGTATCTAGAACAATGTAGCAGTTTTTAATAACTGTGTGGAGGTTGAATCATGCACATTAAATCAGTTGGTAATTTGAAATAACACAAATTGACATAATTACTTCTAACTTCATGGCTCCTTAAAGTTGCACAAcgatacacaaacatacagtctATTACCTGACTGcccttactgtacacagtgcTACCATCTCTGTTAACTGCACCCCAGCAGAGGGTACTGAGAAGAGCACTGATCAGCAGATAAACAGATCAGTATCTGTTTGACACTGACAGGCTTCACCTACCAAGCCCTGACCTCTGTACTGGTGcttcacctgtgtgtgtgtgtgtgtgtgtgtgtgtgtgtgtgtgtgtgtgtgtgtgtgtgtgtgtgtgtgtgtgtgtgtgtgtgtgtgtgtgtgtgtgtgtgtgcccactCTCTCATGCAGCACTCTGCTGACACACTCCATTTTCTTCACACATACAAGAcatgattatttaaaaaaaaacaactctccCCCACTTAAGGATTCATGATTTGTCTTATCATTTGCAGAACGCAGCATAAAAACAGTTCCCCATAGCCTGAAGCCTTCCACTTGAAAAGGTTGCAGAGGAGGATGGTTAAGGCGGGTAACCACTGCATGAGGGAATAAGAGAAAAATATGTTATGTGGCTGAGCTTACCACAATACCAGCCTCAACGTTCTGCCAGACAGCTTtcacacatgacaacactttctTAGGGCTCCAAATACCCCTGAGGTGCCCGCTTCTGCTTTAATCCTTTATGCCCTACTGACTTAGCTCTCCCTGTGACCATTTGTCTCTGTGAGGACAGTTTGTATCTGCTGACCTCCTCTCTTAATTATTTATACACTCTCCTACACAGAAGAAAATACTACAGAGACATAGACATTGAGGGACTGACCCCACATCATTGTAACTGTATCACATTTGCCTTGAGTAATGTTTGGCGAGCCAGCTCAGCCAGACATTAAAGCAGCCAACAAATACCTCTTACAGTTGGATACAGTATTACAGTAATCATTAAAAGTGCAATCACGGCCACCCTTATGGTTGGATTAACCTCTGGATGGCTTTTGGAATTTATGCTTTATCAGGCGCTGATTAATTGTTTATCCGTCTAACAACTACACAACAATAAATTTGTGTTACATCTGCCTACTAGCGCGATTACGACGTACATGCAAATGTAAGTATAAAAGGAGATCACACACATATTACAACTTCTAAACATGCCCCTGAGTCACAGCCTGCTGTCAGCTACTTGGCTCCAAAGTTCAACCGCTGAATGACAGAGTTGAAACAGTTGAAACTCTATGAGGGAAACAATCTGGAAATAATCACCCTCACTCATTCTCAAAATCAAAACTGTGCATGTTAGCGGGGTTCAAAAAATAAGAGCATATGTTATGCAGACACATGAGCAGCATGCGTGTCACGGAATGAACAGCAgtaaacatacaaaaaataatgatgTGTATGTAATGTTATTTCAACAGTTTCCTGTTAACCCATTGCCTATTTCTTAGTTTTCAAATGTGACTTGTCTGCTTGTGTGTTGGTTTACACTATGAGTCAACCTTAGCACTGGGCCATCCATTGTCAGACCAAAATAgaacaaaggcaaaaacaaacaacccaAGAGCACATTTTCTGGCCACGAGCGAAATCCGTCATTCCAGCCCTTTCCTCTCCAATGGAACCCACAGCCTCTATGTTCCCCACCAGCCACCCTACCCTgaccatttctctctcttctgtaaCCTTAACTCTGTTCAAAGGGATTTCAGACTGAGTGACTCAAAGGCAGAGCCAAAGACAGTGGGATGCTTTACTTTGTGAGCAGAGAGGCATAGGGGTCGATGGGGGGGCATGACTAAACGTTTTCAGCCAAGAACAAAATGTGTGATTATTTAATGAGTAAGTATTCTGGTACACTCTATGGTGTGCTGCTTTGCAGACCACTTGAAAGGGAAAGTAATGTGCAAAAGCACTTTTCTCTATGCCATCTCCTTTGCAAATTCAGCCCCCTGGAGTGGGATTTGTTCAAATTAAGAAAATACTGCATATAGAAATACTTCATGTAAATGTATGAAATATGAATCCCCACAGTTTAGAATCTCTTGTAAATTCCTTTTTTCAGCAGGTGGACATCTTTTATTGACAACATCTGACAGAATATAATTTTTGAATTGCTGAATAtgtaagaatattttttttattctggctGGAATCATGATTGTATTAATAGCAGAGCGTTGGGTGGACTCTGAGGAATCTGACCATTACGAGACATGAGTTcatatgtaactttttactACTTGGTATTGCCAAGAAACACATCTGTTGTGTTTTTGATGTAATTGTTTTGTGTCTAGTGTAACATGCCAATCTGTAATGAAACGAGGGCCCCTATTGCTCAGCAGTATGAATGATGTGTTATACAGCATAAACCTCATTCAGAATCcgatagtataatatatatatatatatatatatatatatatatatatatatatatatatatatatatatatatatattaactagctagtggtaggctaacgttagctgctgttgagtatagtgttaactagcgtcatgtgcagcggtgtttgtgttacctgtatcgtctgttttagagcatcagagagaagcgcagacatatcagtggcaccagatttcggtattattgatccaggcagcacattctcgtctccctccttcattttacagtccaatggtggctagaatggctccgggtcaaacgtcaatatggaatggatttatctgcattattttttttaacgcgttgttatttattttgacaaccctaatatatatatctttttaccCAGTATGACAAAAGGCAGAAATAAAATGCAGTGCAATTTCATCacataaaaagcagtaaaaagtacaggtGTCATGATCAGCGCAGCAAATGTCTGACTGCAAATCCATCCTAAGACCAGACAAACCTGCTTCTCATAATAACACGGCCTTAAATTTTGGCATTTACAGTCAAAATGACTGATCTTGACAGTGAGGGTTCAGTGGTCCAGCGCTGTCATTGCATCATAATATAATTTACTACAGTGCACACTGTATGATTGTATCTCACCCACTCCACTGAATAAACACTATCAACCATTTATTGTAATATTCACATTGGAGAGGGCTTTGAGTTCATCATTCAGCTGCACAGCTGTCTGACTGCAGCCCTCTAGTGGTAACAACTTACCACTACAACTTTATACAGCGACATGCTCTGTGTGTTGTGCATATGTTACCAATTATTGGAGAATCAAGCCAGTggtacatttctttctttcttctctcttctctctttcctttcctttcataCCCTGATATTTGTCACTGTCACTGTTTCTCCGACTCACTGTTCTGAGTTAAAGAGAAACACTGTCAAGCGGCATGACTCATATGTTATAAATAGTGATGCACATCGGCACTGTATTATTTAATTCTATTCTATTAGCTTCTAAATATGTAATTTCATATTGGTTAATGGCATTGCTGACCTGtgttttttcttgtgtgtgtgtgtgtgtgtgtgtgtgtgtgtgtgtgtgtgtgtgtgtgtgtgtgtgtgtctgcctgcaggTACCAAACACAAAACTATCTTAGAGGCACGGAGCGGGCTGGGCCCCATCAAGGCATATCCTCGCCTGGGCCCCAAGCCCATTGGAGAGCAGGGAGGGGGGCCGGTGGACCCCAACACTCAGGAAAGAACCTTCCACTGTGAGATCTGTAATGTGCGGGTCAACTCTGAACTGCAACTCAAACAGGTAGGAGGGAGAAATGCCTTTTTATCCAAAAATTGGATTTAATAGGTATCTGTAAAATACTTTGCATACAATATTACTGGCTCTTTTGGAAGTCTAAAGATTACCTTTTCATGCAACAAACATTTTGTGAGAACATTTGCAATTAccataattatttaataatggAAGACATTCTCAGGTCAAAAACAGTCCAGAGTCTCCAGAGTctaagatactgtatatattcagTATGTTATGTCCACTTTGATGGTTTAATATGGTAATCATTTTCACTTAGGGAAAGTGAGAATAATTTGTCTTCCTGTGTTCCTTCCTTTTCAGCATATATCAAGTCGAAGGCACCGGGACGGCATGGCGGGCAAGCCTAACCCCCTCCTCAGCCGACACAAGAAGCACAGGGGAGCTGATCTGACGGTAACCTTTCAACTTTCTCTGTTGAATTCTAACTTCTTCTGTGACACAGTCAGCAAACCTGAAATCCACAGGTTACATAGACACAGAGAACATGAGGTCTGCAAGGCCTTAGAGTAGTTAGAGCGTGTTTATTTGATCCCAACAAAAGCCTTCCTGTTTTTGGCTGTGACCTCTTCCTGAAAATATTACCTCAATTGGACTGAAACCTCTGCATTATGCTAGATGAAAAGAGTCTGGAGAGGAAAGTCTATATATGTTTCCCCTCCATGTGTTGACCTTCTGGAACTAATCAttttatccctctctctcttgtcttgtgtctctctgtgcacCTCCTTCTGTTTGCAGTCTTCTTTGACCTTCTCCAAGGATCTCACCAAAGCTTTGGGTGCAGGGCTCTTGCCCAGCCCCTTGGCTGTTGCTGCAGCAATGGCTGCTGCAGCTTCCTCAAACCATCTGGCTCTCCGTGCAGCAGCTCCTGGGCACCACCCGCACCATCACCTATTACAAGGCCCGCCTCTTAGCCACGCCATCCTGAGACCTGCCCCCGGGCCTATCCGCACCACCCATGGTCAAATCCTCTTCTCCCCTTACTGACACATCACCCTCTGACTTTGGCCAGTCAGGAACAGCCACTCCAAAAGCACACTGTGAAGATACAAATATGATCAACAAACAGCAATTGATAGGGGGGAAATTCCAACCATTTAAATATTGAACTGAGAGAAAAGCAAGGGAAAGGAGCAGCGGAGAG
This genomic interval from Sander vitreus isolate 19-12246 chromosome 7, sanVit1, whole genome shotgun sequence contains the following:
- the znf385a gene encoding zinc finger protein 385A gives rise to the protein MILGGINRAGAAVPTFLRTPTMIQPHLDMKPFLQFPMDTTPPPHSMNLFHNFNTMDPVQKAVINHTFGVPLIKTKRPVISCNVCQIRFNSESQAEAHYKGNRHARRIKGIETSKSRPQEGDKHHTVPPTSSPSPPGVPGTAPDREPSIADETRPLSQLNSPLLVPGPLLAPGPLLAPGPLLPLTTPPTPPIDSPIPSVCPLLPTHTPPLIPPSSSSPGCGTGSASSEQPGSGPPVSGAAGTTASSPANPETEEDKAKKLLYCSLCKVAVNSLSQLEAHNKGTKHKTILEARSGLGPIKAYPRLGPKPIGEQGGGPVDPNTQERTFHCEICNVRVNSELQLKQHISSRRHRDGMAGKPNPLLSRHKKHRGADLTSSLTFSKDLTKALGAGLLPSPLAVAAAMAAAASSNHLALRAAAPGHHPHHHLLQGPPLSHAILRPAPGPIRTTHGQILFSPY